The Variovorax sp. S12S4 genome includes the window CTGCCGCCGGCCAGCTGACCGATACGCGCCAGGCGGCGAGCCTAGAAAGCCGAGGCGACGCGCAGCACCTCGCTGCCGTAGGCTTCGAGCTTCTTGGTGCCGATGCCGCTGATGCCCTGCAGGTCTTCGAGCGTGGCGGGTGCGCGTTCGGCAATGGCCGCCAGCGTGGCGTCGTGAAAGATCACGTAGGCCGGCAGGTTGTGCTCGCGTGCCACTTCCGCGCGCCAGGCCTTGAGCGCCTCGAAGCGCTTCTTGCCGGTGTCGTCGAGCTTGGCGGCCGCCGGTGACGGCGCGCCCTTGGCCACCTTCTCGCGGCGCGGCTTGCGCTCGGCGGGCGACGAGATCGATTCGCGCAGCGTCACGTTCGCTTCGCCCTTGAGCACCGGGCGCGATCCTTCGGTGAGCTTCAGCGTGTTGAATGCCTCGGCATCGACGGCCAGCGCGCCCGTGGCGATGAGCTGCCGCAGCACGCCGCGCAACTGCACTTCGCTGAACTCCGCGCCCAGCCCGAAGGTGCTGATGCGCTCATGCCCGAACTGCTTGACCTTCTCGGTCTCCTTGCCGCGCAGGATGTCCATGATGTGGCCCGCGCCGAAGCTGATGCCGCTCAGTTGCTGCACGCGGTAGATGGTCGAGAGCAGCTTGCGCGCCGCATCGGTGCCGTCCCACACCTGCGGCGGGTTCAGGCAGTTGTCGCAGTTGCCGCAGGGTGTGCTCTTTTCACCGAAGTAGCCCAGGAGCCGCACGCGACGGCAGTCGCTTGCCTCGGCCAGCGACAGCAGCGCATCGAGCTTGCCGCGCATCACCTGCTTGAACTCTTCGCCCGCGGGGCTCTCGTCGATCATGCGGCGCTGGTTCACCACGTCCTGCAGGCCATAAGCCATCCAGGCATCGGCCGGGGCGCCGTCGCGGCCCGCGCGGCCGGTTTCCTGGTAGTAGCCCTCGATGTTCTTGGGCATGTCCAAGTGGCCGACAAAGCGCACGTCGGGCTTGTCGATGCCCATGCCGAAGGCGATGGTCGCCACCATCACGATACCTTCCTCGCGCAAGAACCGGTCCTGGTGCTTCTGGCGCACCGCGGCGTCCAGCCCGGCGTGATAGGGCAGCGCGTTGATGCCCGCGCCCTGCAGCGTCACGGCCACGTCTTCCACGCGCTTGCGCGACTGGCAATAGACCACGCCCGCGTCGCCTTCGTGCTCGCGCTCGATGAAGCGCAGCAGCTGCGTGGTCGCGTCTTTCTTCTCGACGATGGTGTAGCGGATGTTCGGCCGGTCGAAGCTGGAGACGAACTGCCGCGCTTCCTCCAGCTGCAGCCGCTCGACGATGTCGGCGCGCGTGAGCGCATCGGCCGTCGCCGTGAGTGCGATGCGCGGCACGCCCGGGTAGCGCTCGTGCAGCACCGTGAGCGCGCGGTATTCGGGCCGGAAGTCGTGGCCCCACTGGCTCACGCAATGCGCCTCGTCGATCGCGAACAGCGAGAGCTTGCCGCGCTCCTTCAGCGAATCGAGCTGCGAGAGAAAGCGCGGCGTGTTCACGCGCTCGGGCGCCGCGTACAGCAGCGTGATCTCGCCGCGCAGCATGCGGCGCTCCACGTCCTGCGTCTGCTCCCAGTCGAGCGTGGAATTCAAGAAGGCCGCGTTCACGCCGGCTTCGTGCAGCGCGCCGACCTGGTCGTGCATCAGCGCGATCAGCGGCGACACCACCACCGAGACGCCGCGGCCCGCGCGTTGCCGCGCAATGGCCGGAATTTGGTAGCACAGCGACTTGCCGCCGCCGGTAGGCATCAGCACCAGCGCATCGCCGCCGCCCACCACGTGCTCCACGATGTCCTGCTGCGGCCCGCGGAACTGCGAATAGCCGAAGACTTCGTGAAGGATGTCGGCGGGTGCGCTGCTGCTGCCGGGAGCGTCGAGGGGGAGGGGAGCGAGCGAGGACACGAGGGCAGGGGGCGAAGGGCGGGAACCGGGAAAAAGGGAGCGACCCCGGATTGTCCCCCAGTGGCATCGACATGACTGTGGCACGAGGTTTGCAATCGCAAAACCCGTCCCGCCGCTCTCCTGTATAGACAGCAATCTGGTGCATTTTCCTGAAGAAATGCACCGAAACGGCTCTCCCGGGTTATCCTGTATATACAAGTTGGGGCGCTTGGCAACAATGCGAGGCGCGCGTATCCCGCTATCAGGGGCGCATCGCCGAGCCTTTTCAGAGAACAGAACCAGGAGTACCCATGGTCAAGACGGTAATTGTGAAAGTCGCTTCCCTGCTGGCAGCAGGCGCATGTGCAGCAGGCATGGCCGGAACGGCCGCCGCGCAGGAAACCAAAATCGTGCTCGGCATGTCGGGCTGGACCGGCTTTGCACCGCTCACGCTGGCCGACAAGGCCGGGATCTTCAAGAAGAACGGGCTGGACGTCGAACTCAAGATGATCCCGCAGAAAGACCGTCACCTGGCGCTGGCCTCGGGCTCCATCCAGTGCGCGGCCACCACGGTCGAAACCCACGTGGCATGGAACGCCAACGGCGTGCCCATCGTGCAGATCTTCCAGATGGACAAGTCCTACGGCGCCGACGGCCTGGCCGTGCGCAACGACGTCAAGGGCTTTGCCGACCTCAAGGGCAAGGCCATCGGCGTGAGCGCACCCGGCACCGCGCCGTACTTCGGCCTGGCCTGGATGCTCAACAAGAACGGCATGACCATGAAGGACGTGAAGCTCGTCTCGCTCGAGCCGCAGCCCGCGGCGCAGGCCTTCGTGGCCGGCCAGAACGATGCCGCCATGACCTACGAGCCGTATCTCTCCACCGTGCGCGCCAATCCCGCCGCCGGCAAGATCCTCGCCACCACGCTCGACTACCCGATGGTGATGGACACCGTCGGCTGCGCGCCCACGTGGCTCAAGGCCAACGCCAAGGCCGCTCAGGCGCTCACCAATTCGTACTTCGAAGCCATCGACATGATCAAGGCCGATCCGGCCAAGTCGAACGAGATCATGGGCGCGGCCGTCAAGCAGACCGGCGAGCAGTTCGCCAAGTCGTCGGCCTACCTGCGCTGGTCGGACAAGGCAGCCAACCAGAAGTTCTTTGCGAGCGAGATCACGCCCTTCATGAAGGACGCGCAGGCCATCCTGCTGGAGTCCGGCGTCATCCGCAAGGCGCCCGACGACCTGGCCGCCACCTTCGACACCAGCTTCATCAAGTAAGAGCGAGCCAGCAGCATGGAAGCGACGCCTGTCATGAATTCATCCGAGCCGGTGGCGGTTCCCGCCCGGCTGGCGGCGGCGCCGGCGGCACCCGCCGCAGGCGCTCGCTGGCGCCGCTCGAACCCGTGGGCGCGCGTGCACGCTGGCTGCTGGGGCTCGGCTTCTTCGTGCTGTTCGTGGCGGTGTGGGCCTTCTTCACGCTCGGCGGCTTCGTGTCGCCGACCTTCCTGGCGAGCCCCGTCACCATGGTGAAGGAGGGCGTGCTGCTCTTCACCGAATACAACTTCATCCACGACATCGGCATGACGGTGTGGCGCGTGTTCGGCGGCTTTGTGCTGGCGACCATCGTCGCGGTGCCGCTGGGCGTTGCCATGGGCACGTGGAAGGGTGTCGAGGCCTTCTTCGAGCCTTTTGTCTCGTTCTGCCGCTACCTGCCGGCCTCGGCCTTCATTCCGCTCTTGATCCTGTGGGCGGGCATTGGCGAGGCGCAGAAGCTGCTGGTCATTTTCATCGGCTCGGTGTTCCAGATCACGCTGATGGTCGCGGTCACCGTCGGCGGTGCGCGGCGCGACCTGGTCGAGGCCGCCTATACGCTGGGCGCCAAGAGCCGCGGCATCGTCGCGCGGGTGCTCATTCCCGGCGCCGCACCCGGCATTGCCGAAACCCTGCGCCTGGTGCTGGGCTGGGCGTGGACCTACGTGATCGTGGCCGAACTCATCGGCTCTTCTTCCGGCATCGGCCACATGATCACCGACAGCCAGGCGTTGCTGAACACCGGGCAGATCATCTTCGGGATCATCGTGATCGGCGTCATCGGGCTGGTGTCCGACTTCGCTTTCAAGGCGCTCAACCGCCGCATGTTCGCCTGGGCAGCACTATGATGATGACGAACAACAACCAACTCTCCATCCAGGGCGTGTCGCGCGTCTTCACGGGCACCAAGGGCCAGAGCACGCAGGCGCTGCTGCCGATCGATTTCGAGGTGAAGGAGAACGACTTCGTCACCATCCTCGGCCCCTCGGGCTGCGGCAAGTCGACGCTGCTGCGCATCGTGGCGGGGCTCGACTTTCCGACCATTGGCCAGGTGCTGCTCGACGGCGAGCGCATCGAAGGCCCCGGCGCCGACCGCGGCGTGGTGTTCCAGAGCTACACGCTCTTTCCGTGGCTCACGGTGGCGCAGAACATCCGCTTCGGCCTGCGCGAGCGCGGCATGAGCGAGGCCGATCAAAAGGAACGCAGCGAGTTCTTCATCGCCAAGGTGGGCCTGCGTGGGTTCGAGAACCACTTTCCCAAGCAGCTCTCGGGCGGCATGCAGCAGCGCACGGCCATTGCGCGCGCACTCGCCAACGACCCCAAGATGCTGCTGCTCGACGAGCCCTTCGGCGCTCTCGACAACCAGACGCGCGTGCTGATGCAAGAGCTGTTGCTGGGCATCTGGGAGTCGGCGCAGAAGACGGTGCTGTTCGTCACGCACGACATCGACGAAGCCATCTTCATGGCCAACCGCGTGGCGGTGTTCAGCGCCCGGCCAGGCCGCATCAAGACGGAGATCGCGGTCGACTTTCCGCACCCGCGCCACTACACGATCAAGACGTCGCCCGAGTTCATGGAAATCAAGGCTCGGTTGACGGAAGAGATTCGTGCGGAGTCGATGGCGGCTGCGGAGCATTAGGAATGAAGCGGTGCGCTCTTGTTCGTCGTTGTGCGGGTTCGGTGCTCTGTTCAGGTCGCGCTCGTGAACGTTCGGGGCGCGTACCCGCCGACGGGGTACCTTTCTCCGCGAATGTCCCCCGGCCTGCGGCCTCCTCCTTTATTTCGCTGCGCAAGGCACCCCGCCAGCGGGTGCGTTGGACAGAGCGGTGGTTGATCAGCGGTACACCGGCAGCGTGCCCAGGTGCACAGGGCATCGGGTGCTCCGCGCAGCGAAATAAAGGAGGAGGGCGAAGCCCGGGGACATTCGCGGAGGGGAGTACCCGGTGGCCTGTGCACGCGCCCTGAACAACAGCGCCAAAAACAGCGCCAAGAACAACAGCGTGGATGGAGCGCTGACATGAAGCGCGACCTCCCTCCCTCGCGCTCTATGCGCAAGTCAAGGATCACATCTCCCGCAAGATCCAGGACGGCACCTGGCCCGCCGGCCACCGCCTGCCCTCCGAAAGCGAACTGGTTGCCCAGTTCGGCATCTCGCGAATGACCGTGAACCGCGCGTTGCGCGAGTTGATGGAACAGGGCCGCATCGTGCGCATGGCCGGTG containing:
- the recQ gene encoding DNA helicase RecQ encodes the protein MSSLAPLPLDAPGSSSAPADILHEVFGYSQFRGPQQDIVEHVVGGGDALVLMPTGGGKSLCYQIPAIARQRAGRGVSVVVSPLIALMHDQVGALHEAGVNAAFLNSTLDWEQTQDVERRMLRGEITLLYAAPERVNTPRFLSQLDSLKERGKLSLFAIDEAHCVSQWGHDFRPEYRALTVLHERYPGVPRIALTATADALTRADIVERLQLEEARQFVSSFDRPNIRYTIVEKKDATTQLLRFIEREHEGDAGVVYCQSRKRVEDVAVTLQGAGINALPYHAGLDAAVRQKHQDRFLREEGIVMVATIAFGMGIDKPDVRFVGHLDMPKNIEGYYQETGRAGRDGAPADAWMAYGLQDVVNQRRMIDESPAGEEFKQVMRGKLDALLSLAEASDCRRVRLLGYFGEKSTPCGNCDNCLNPPQVWDGTDAARKLLSTIYRVQQLSGISFGAGHIMDILRGKETEKVKQFGHERISTFGLGAEFSEVQLRGVLRQLIATGALAVDAEAFNTLKLTEGSRPVLKGEANVTLRESISSPAERKPRREKVAKGAPSPAAAKLDDTGKKRFEALKAWRAEVAREHNLPAYVIFHDATLAAIAERAPATLEDLQGISGIGTKKLEAYGSEVLRVASAF
- a CDS encoding ABC transporter ATP-binding protein; its protein translation is MMMTNNNQLSIQGVSRVFTGTKGQSTQALLPIDFEVKENDFVTILGPSGCGKSTLLRIVAGLDFPTIGQVLLDGERIEGPGADRGVVFQSYTLFPWLTVAQNIRFGLRERGMSEADQKERSEFFIAKVGLRGFENHFPKQLSGGMQQRTAIARALANDPKMLLLDEPFGALDNQTRVLMQELLLGIWESAQKTVLFVTHDIDEAIFMANRVAVFSARPGRIKTEIAVDFPHPRHYTIKTSPEFMEIKARLTEEIRAESMAAAEH
- a CDS encoding ABC transporter substrate-binding protein, which gives rise to MVKTVIVKVASLLAAGACAAGMAGTAAAQETKIVLGMSGWTGFAPLTLADKAGIFKKNGLDVELKMIPQKDRHLALASGSIQCAATTVETHVAWNANGVPIVQIFQMDKSYGADGLAVRNDVKGFADLKGKAIGVSAPGTAPYFGLAWMLNKNGMTMKDVKLVSLEPQPAAQAFVAGQNDAAMTYEPYLSTVRANPAAGKILATTLDYPMVMDTVGCAPTWLKANAKAAQALTNSYFEAIDMIKADPAKSNEIMGAAVKQTGEQFAKSSAYLRWSDKAANQKFFASEITPFMKDAQAILLESGVIRKAPDDLAATFDTSFIK